A single genomic interval of Flavobacterium sp. N2820 harbors:
- a CDS encoding ATP-binding protein — translation MSKIKRAISVDEIEKMKFKELQLSPFFGKLLGSPECSGVWIVWGESFNGKTAFSLQLAKELTMSGKVFYNTLEEGARKSFQTAVINNNMKEVARKFVIGNRENIDNLKERLRKKKSPDIIFIDSIQYTGMTKKEYQSLKEEFPNKLFIFISHADGKNPKGALANFVKYDADIKIRVEGYKAMCLSRLGGDKEPYIIWAEGAAQYDFNLKQ, via the coding sequence ATGAGCAAGATTAAAAGAGCCATTTCGGTTGACGAAATAGAGAAAATGAAGTTCAAAGAATTACAATTGTCGCCTTTTTTTGGCAAGTTATTAGGCAGCCCCGAATGCTCAGGCGTTTGGATTGTTTGGGGCGAATCCTTTAACGGAAAAACAGCCTTTTCGCTTCAACTTGCTAAAGAGCTAACAATGTCAGGAAAAGTATTTTATAACACACTGGAAGAGGGAGCTCGTAAATCATTTCAAACGGCAGTTATAAATAACAACATGAAAGAAGTAGCTCGAAAGTTCGTAATTGGAAATCGAGAAAACATTGACAACTTAAAAGAAAGGCTACGCAAAAAGAAATCACCTGATATAATTTTTATTGACTCCATCCAGTACACTGGAATGACAAAAAAAGAATATCAAAGTTTAAAAGAGGAGTTCCCAAACAAGTTATTCATTTTCATTAGCCACGCTGACGGAAAAAACCCAAAGGGAGCATTGGCAAACTTCGTAAAATATGATGCTGACATCAAAATACGAGTAGAAGGTTACAAGGCGATGTGTTTAAGTCGACTTGGAGGAGATAAAGAACCATACATTATCTGGGCGGAAGGTGCTGCTCAATACGATTTCAATTTAAAACAATAA
- a CDS encoding ATP-binding protein, with protein MTTDFKKQVQESLRTFIAQKGSQNKAANSLAGVSSALLSQIMNDNWDNISEAMWRNIASQIGASAKTWSFVETTDYKLITKLLTDAQENANVFAMTGDAGSGKSKSFDLYIQDHKNAYLLSCAEYWNRKEFLVQLLTAMGVDYTGYTVAEMMNEIVKKLKSSENPLIILDEADKLPDTVLYFFITLYNRLEDHCGIILCATDHLSKRIQKGIKLNRKGYKEINSRIGRKFIELRGVNATDVAQICMANGVEETKAIKQIFNECDGDLRRVKRSIHAYKNRKVNEQD; from the coding sequence ATGACAACAGATTTTAAAAAACAAGTTCAGGAAAGTCTTAGAACTTTCATCGCGCAGAAAGGAAGCCAAAACAAAGCGGCAAACTCTTTAGCTGGAGTATCATCTGCATTGCTTTCACAAATTATGAACGATAACTGGGACAACATCTCTGAGGCAATGTGGAGAAATATCGCAAGCCAAATAGGTGCCAGTGCAAAAACTTGGTCTTTTGTTGAAACTACAGACTACAAACTAATCACAAAGCTTTTAACAGATGCTCAAGAAAACGCCAACGTTTTTGCAATGACTGGCGATGCTGGTTCTGGTAAGTCTAAGTCCTTTGACCTTTACATACAAGACCACAAAAACGCCTATTTATTGAGCTGTGCAGAATATTGGAACCGTAAAGAGTTCTTAGTGCAATTATTAACGGCGATGGGTGTTGACTATACAGGGTACACAGTTGCCGAGATGATGAATGAAATTGTTAAGAAATTAAAATCTTCTGAAAATCCGCTTATCATTTTAGACGAGGCGGACAAATTACCAGATACAGTGCTTTACTTCTTTATCACACTTTACAACCGATTAGAAGACCACTGCGGAATCATTCTTTGTGCAACGGATCATTTATCTAAACGAATCCAAAAAGGCATCAAGTTAAACCGAAAAGGATACAAAGAAATTAACTCACGTATAGGTAGAAAGTTCATCGAGTTAAGAGGTGTTAATGCCACAGACGTTGCGCAAATATGTATGGCAAACGGAGTGGAAGAAACAAAAGCAATAAAACAAATCTTTAACGAGTGCGACGGAGATTTAAGAAGAGTTAAACGTTCTATTCACGCTTACAAAAATCGAAAGGTAAATGAGCAAGATTAA
- a CDS encoding helix-turn-helix transcriptional regulator has protein sequence MSIINDKINQIAIQYYKGNNSLFADAMGTSEANIRNYRKSTTPKLDFILKIKEVLEISFDYLLQDDHVPNNVLLEPKAVYKLKTDKTIDSQKVPLYDIEATAGVVGLFKNDNGNKKPIDFISIPNLPKCDGAIYVTGDSMYPLLKSGDIIMYKELNNSIESIFFGEMYLLSINLEGEEYVTVKWIHKSEKGEEYIKIVSQNSHHQPKDVHLNSIKALALIKASIRINSMS, from the coding sequence ATGAGTATAATAAATGATAAAATTAACCAGATAGCCATCCAGTACTACAAAGGAAACAACTCTTTGTTCGCTGATGCTATGGGAACAAGTGAGGCAAACATTAGAAATTACAGGAAATCAACAACCCCTAAACTTGATTTTATATTGAAAATTAAAGAAGTCCTCGAAATAAGTTTCGACTATTTGTTACAAGATGATCACGTGCCTAATAATGTTCTTTTAGAGCCTAAAGCCGTTTATAAATTAAAGACCGACAAAACAATTGATTCCCAGAAGGTACCATTGTATGATATTGAGGCAACTGCAGGAGTGGTTGGACTATTTAAAAACGATAATGGAAATAAAAAGCCTATCGATTTTATTTCAATACCTAATCTTCCAAAATGTGATGGCGCTATTTATGTAACTGGAGATAGTATGTATCCGCTTTTAAAAAGTGGTGACATCATTATGTATAAAGAGCTCAATAATAGTATAGAAAGCATATTTTTTGGAGAAATGTATTTGCTTTCAATAAATTTAGAAGGTGAGGAATATGTAACCGTAAAATGGATCCATAAATCAGAAAAGGGAGAAGAGTATATTAAGATTGTTTCTCAGAACTCACATCATCAGCCAAAAGACGTGCATTTAAACTCAATAAAGGCACTTGCGCTAATAAAGGCATCTATTAGAATCAACTCAATGAGCTGA
- a CDS encoding DUF3164 family protein, which translates to MNLINNIEVIEPQILTEMSTETLEKPIDVSQLTEQELLDALAKKKNHKNEQREAYKALVAETVPKAIFRLCHASEILSVAKKETFEFFENILSLKNEVYELKEKQRSHTFSTDTSQITIGYRVNDGWDDTAHAGVEKVKNFITSLAKDTDTAALVEMVFDLLKKDANGNLKSNRVLELQKLTQKFNNPEFSDGVEIISKAFKPVRSSWYIEACLIEEGKKTPIPLNISSVDFAEGYKFDFFSKEDKEDGSSN; encoded by the coding sequence ATGAATTTAATTAATAACATCGAAGTAATCGAACCACAAATTTTAACAGAAATGAGCACAGAAACATTAGAAAAACCAATCGACGTAAGCCAATTAACAGAGCAGGAACTATTAGACGCATTGGCAAAAAAGAAAAACCACAAAAACGAACAACGTGAGGCTTACAAAGCTTTAGTTGCAGAGACTGTTCCAAAAGCAATTTTTAGATTGTGCCACGCTTCCGAAATTCTATCAGTTGCCAAAAAGGAAACCTTTGAATTTTTTGAAAACATTCTTTCACTTAAAAATGAGGTGTACGAATTAAAAGAAAAACAACGCTCGCACACCTTTTCAACGGATACATCTCAAATTACTATTGGTTACCGAGTGAACGATGGTTGGGACGACACGGCACACGCAGGAGTTGAAAAAGTTAAAAACTTTATCACATCGTTAGCAAAGGACACAGACACTGCAGCACTTGTAGAAATGGTTTTTGATTTATTGAAAAAAGATGCCAACGGAAACTTAAAAAGTAACCGAGTGCTGGAGCTTCAAAAGTTAACCCAAAAATTTAACAACCCTGAGTTCTCAGATGGAGTGGAAATCATATCAAAAGCATTTAAGCCTGTTCGCTCATCGTGGTATATTGAGGCTTGCCTTATAGAAGAGGGTAAAAAGACACCAATTCCTTTGAATATTTCAAGTGTTGATTTTGCAGAGGGTTATAAGTTCGATTTTTTCAGTAAAGAAGATAAAGAAGATGGCAGTTCAAATTAG
- a CDS encoding ABC transporter ATP-binding protein: MLTVQNVSFSYINKPNLQSISFGLTKGKNLAIIGESGCGKSTLLKAIYGLYDLNEGQIFWNTTEVLGPKFHLIPGMPFMKYLAQDFDLMPFITVAENVGKYLSNFFPEEKQARIAELLEIVEMTEYANVKAKLLSGGQMQRVALARVLALEPEVLLLDEPFSHIDNFRKNSLRRKLFAYLKNRDITCIVATHDSTDVLAFADEVVIMKEGKIIESGIPKNIYNHPKNKYVASMFGDVNEIIFHNETLLVYPHQLKVVSNSDLMVEIITSYFRGSHYLIEAKYGNQTLFFENEQIIEKAQMVFLTIK; the protein is encoded by the coding sequence ATGCTAACGGTTCAGAATGTTTCCTTTTCCTATATAAATAAGCCCAATTTGCAATCCATCTCATTTGGCTTAACTAAAGGGAAGAATTTAGCGATAATTGGCGAAAGTGGTTGTGGGAAAAGTACTTTGTTAAAGGCAATTTACGGATTATATGATTTGAATGAAGGACAAATTTTTTGGAATACTACTGAAGTTTTAGGTCCAAAATTTCATTTGATTCCAGGAATGCCTTTTATGAAATATTTGGCACAAGATTTTGATTTAATGCCTTTTATTACCGTAGCAGAAAATGTTGGGAAGTATCTTTCTAATTTTTTTCCAGAAGAAAAACAAGCTCGTATAGCTGAATTATTAGAAATTGTTGAAATGACCGAGTATGCCAATGTGAAAGCAAAGTTATTAAGCGGTGGTCAAATGCAACGTGTAGCTTTGGCAAGAGTATTAGCATTAGAACCCGAAGTTTTATTGCTTGATGAACCGTTTAGTCATATTGATAATTTTAGAAAAAACAGCCTTCGGAGAAAATTGTTTGCTTATCTAAAAAATCGAGACATAACTTGTATTGTTGCCACACATGATAGTACTGATGTGTTAGCATTTGCTGATGAGGTTGTCATCATGAAAGAAGGTAAAATTATTGAAAGTGGTATTCCAAAAAATATTTACAATCATCCTAAGAATAAGTATGTTGCTTCTATGTTTGGTGATGTTAACGAAATTATTTTCCACAATGAAACGCTTTTGGTTTATCCGCATCAATTAAAAGTGGTTTCTAATTCGGATTTAATGGTAGAAATAATCACATCTTACTTCAGGGGAAGTCATTATTTAATTGAAGCTAAATATGGAAATCAAACGTTGTTTTTTGAAAACGAACAAATTATTGAAAAAGCACAAATGGTTTTTCTTACCATAAAATAG